One segment of Desulfobacterales bacterium DNA contains the following:
- a CDS encoding quinone oxidoreductase, whose protein sequence is MTKAIIMDKNGGPEVLQWRDYDPGKPGPREALIRHEAVGLNFIDVYQRSGLYPSPALPAILGLEGAGIVEAVGEGVTEAAVGDRIAYAGVPPGAYAEVRRIPAHRLVKLPENISFRQGAAMMLQGMTARYLLRGCYPVAVGSRILIHAAAGGVGSIVCQWAKHIGAIVIGTVGSWEKADIVRTNGCDHPINYNEEDFVEKVREITAGKGVDVVYDSVGRSTFMKSLECLRPKGTLVSFGQSSGAVAPIDIGILGLKGSLFLTRPSLMTYTEKREDLLEHARDLFSVVESGAVKIAVKQSFPLSEAAQAHRDLEGRKTTGSTILIP, encoded by the coding sequence ATGACGAAAGCGATTATCATGGATAAAAATGGAGGGCCCGAAGTGTTGCAGTGGCGAGATTACGATCCGGGAAAACCGGGGCCGAGAGAGGCGCTTATTCGCCATGAGGCAGTGGGCCTGAATTTCATCGATGTATACCAACGCTCCGGTCTTTATCCGTCGCCGGCCCTGCCGGCGATACTGGGGTTGGAAGGCGCCGGTATTGTTGAAGCAGTCGGCGAAGGTGTAACGGAAGCGGCAGTTGGGGACCGGATTGCCTATGCCGGTGTTCCGCCGGGCGCATATGCCGAGGTGCGGCGAATTCCGGCGCACCGTCTCGTCAAGCTCCCTGAAAATATTTCTTTCCGGCAAGGCGCCGCCATGATGCTTCAGGGGATGACCGCCCGCTATTTGCTGCGGGGGTGCTACCCGGTTGCCGTCGGCAGTCGCATCCTGATCCATGCCGCTGCCGGCGGGGTCGGTTCGATTGTATGCCAATGGGCCAAACATATCGGGGCCATCGTCATTGGAACGGTCGGTTCCTGGGAAAAGGCAGATATTGTCAGGACAAACGGCTGCGACCATCCCATTAATTACAATGAGGAAGATTTTGTAGAAAAGGTCAGGGAAATCACCGCCGGCAAAGGGGTTGACGTTGTGTATGATTCCGTTGGACGGTCAACCTTTATGAAATCGCTGGAATGTTTACGACCCAAAGGGACCCTGGTATCTTTTGGCCAGTCTTCGGGCGCGGTTGCGCCCATTGATATCGGCATTCTGGGACTCAAAGGTTCACTATTCCTGACCCGTCCGAGTTTAATGACATATACCGAAAAGCGGGAAGATTTGCTGGAACATGCCCGCGACCTTTTTAGCGTTGTTGAGAGCGGGGCCGTCAAAATTGCTGTGAAACAGAGCTTCCCGCTGAGCGAGGCCGCCCAGGCGCATCGAGATCTTGAAGGCCGTAAGACAACGGGATCAACCATTCTGATTCCCTAA
- a CDS encoding LapA family protein: protein MNFKLWLSLILAALALIFIIQNAAVVELHFLFWTVSMSRLVWMFLLLAIGFLIGWLLHSLHALRKK, encoded by the coding sequence ATGAACTTTAAATTATGGTTGAGCCTCATATTGGCTGCTTTGGCGCTGATTTTCATTATTCAAAATGCCGCTGTGGTGGAATTACATTTTTTATTCTGGACTGTTTCGATGTCCCGCCTGGTATGGATGTTTCTGTTGTTGGCAATCGGATTCCTCATTGGATGGCTGCTTCACAGCCTGCATGCTTTGCGAAAAAAATAG
- a CDS encoding adenosine-specific kinase, whose protein sequence is MDLKTVKIENPNSLNLILGHSHFIKSVEDIYEAMVNAVPMPNFGLAFCEASDKCLIRHTGTDEELIELAKKNAGALSAGHSFILFMKDIFPINVLNAIKNVPEVCRIFCATANPVEVIIAETQQGRGILGVIDGYSSKGIESQTDIDSRKDLLRKFGYKQ, encoded by the coding sequence ATGGATTTAAAAACAGTCAAAATTGAAAATCCCAATTCCTTGAATCTGATTTTGGGCCATTCCCATTTCATTAAATCAGTCGAGGACATTTACGAAGCCATGGTCAACGCGGTACCCATGCCGAATTTCGGCCTGGCCTTTTGCGAAGCTTCCGATAAATGCCTGATACGTCATACCGGTACCGATGAAGAACTGATAGAACTGGCCAAAAAAAATGCCGGCGCATTGTCCGCCGGTCACAGCTTTATTTTGTTCATGAAAGACATTTTTCCGATAAATGTTCTAAATGCCATTAAAAATGTACCGGAAGTCTGCCGCATCTTCTGTGCAACCGCGAACCCCGTTGAGGTCATTATTGCTGAAACGCAACAGGGTCGCGGAATTCTTGGGGTTATCGACGGGTACAGTTCAAAAGGGATTGAGTCCCAAACCGACATCGATTCCCGAAAGGATTTGCTCAGAAAATTTGGTTACAAGCAGTAA